A stretch of Microbacterium sp. LWH3-1.2 DNA encodes these proteins:
- a CDS encoding iron-containing alcohol dehydrogenase yields MRIGGGAIAQVGEVVTALGARRPLVVTDSFMVSTGVAALVVEHLATAGAHAAVFAETVPDPTTASLGAGSAAVRAHGADAIVAVGGGSPIDTGKALALLSAQGGHMRDYKSPRVNHGPALPVIAVPTTSGSGSEATQFSIITDSDTNEKMLCAGPGFLPAAAILDFELTMSKPPRLTADTAVDAMCHAIEAYVSRKASPFSDSMALAALRTGGAAIRDVYADGGNRAGRESLMLASLQAGIAFSNSSVTLIHGMSRPIGGNLHVAHGLSNAMLLPTVTEFSIAGAPERYAEISRVLGASGPNASDVTATRRLVDWLRQLCADLAVPTPASYGIDRSVWDALIPTMAQQAIASGSPANNPVVPSREQVEDLYARVFDAQPH; encoded by the coding sequence ATGAGGATCGGGGGCGGCGCGATCGCACAGGTGGGCGAGGTCGTCACCGCGCTGGGGGCGCGACGCCCGCTGGTGGTGACGGATTCGTTCATGGTCTCGACCGGTGTCGCCGCGCTCGTCGTCGAGCACCTGGCCACGGCTGGTGCGCATGCGGCAGTGTTCGCGGAGACCGTGCCCGACCCCACGACGGCATCACTTGGCGCGGGGTCGGCCGCGGTGCGTGCGCACGGCGCGGATGCGATCGTCGCAGTGGGTGGTGGAAGCCCGATCGACACGGGCAAGGCTCTCGCACTGCTCAGCGCTCAGGGCGGCCACATGAGGGACTACAAGTCCCCGCGGGTCAACCACGGGCCAGCGCTGCCGGTGATTGCCGTGCCGACCACGTCGGGCAGCGGGTCGGAGGCGACGCAGTTCTCGATCATCACCGACAGTGACACGAATGAGAAGATGCTCTGCGCAGGTCCCGGGTTCCTTCCGGCGGCGGCGATCTTGGACTTCGAGCTCACAATGTCGAAGCCGCCCCGCCTCACCGCCGATACCGCAGTGGACGCGATGTGCCACGCGATCGAGGCATATGTGAGCCGGAAGGCGAGTCCGTTCTCGGACTCGATGGCGCTCGCCGCTCTCCGCACCGGAGGTGCTGCGATCCGGGACGTGTACGCCGACGGCGGGAACCGGGCCGGACGGGAATCGCTCATGCTCGCCTCCCTGCAAGCGGGGATCGCGTTCTCAAACTCGAGCGTCACCTTGATCCACGGGATGAGCCGCCCTATCGGGGGGAATCTCCATGTCGCCCACGGCCTCTCCAATGCGATGCTGCTTCCCACAGTCACAGAGTTCTCGATCGCGGGCGCACCCGAGAGATATGCCGAGATTTCCCGTGTTCTGGGAGCTTCAGGGCCGAACGCGAGCGACGTGACAGCCACGAGGAGGCTTGTGGACTGGTTGCGGCAGCTGTGTGCGGACCTCGCTGTCCCGACGCCGGCGAGCTATGGGATCGACCGATCTGTCTGGGACGCTCTCATCCCGACGATGGCGCAACAGGCGATTGCCTCGGGATCTCCCGCCAACAATCCCGTCGTGCCGTCGCGCGAGCAGGTCGAGGACTTGTATGCGCGGGTCTTCGACGCACAACCGCACTGA
- a CDS encoding aspartate aminotransferase family protein, whose product MAEPDAVERLIAQEQTAFLKRQPRSAEFGAEAAKYLAGGATSSWQIAKPQAVWMTHGKGSKVYDVDGNEYVDMHGGYGASIAGHAHPAIVEAVSDRVRRGTHFAQPTEDAIWVGRELANRFDLPLWRFGNSGTESTMDAVHLMRAVTGRDLILKLEGGYDGHHDSVQVSVMPDAAEIGPAERPTGVIANGGIPKAFTDLTVVVPFNDLEAVERALIEHEGRVAGMLLEPVMMNAGIIPPEPGYLQGLKVLLHRHGALMAFDEVKTGFTTGPGGATALYGVTPDIVCLAKALGGGIAVSAIGGTREVMNAIVDGRYDQVGTFNGNPLAMAAARATLSGVLTADTYTHLDSLASSLQTQMEATIAEHGPAWSVVSVGAKGCVTFTPERVRNFRDFLGVDDRFSHAHWLVQHNNGAFLPPWGKVEQWLISAQHTQDDIDLFARNFRTFVEGSLDR is encoded by the coding sequence ATGGCTGAACCAGATGCGGTGGAGCGGCTCATCGCTCAGGAGCAGACGGCGTTCTTGAAGCGTCAGCCGCGGAGTGCGGAGTTCGGAGCGGAGGCCGCGAAGTATCTCGCGGGCGGGGCGACGTCGAGCTGGCAGATCGCGAAGCCGCAGGCCGTCTGGATGACGCACGGTAAAGGGTCGAAAGTCTACGACGTCGACGGCAACGAGTACGTCGACATGCATGGCGGGTACGGTGCCTCGATCGCCGGTCACGCCCATCCGGCGATCGTCGAGGCCGTCAGCGATCGCGTGCGCCGCGGCACTCACTTCGCACAGCCGACCGAGGACGCGATCTGGGTCGGCCGCGAGCTGGCGAACAGGTTCGACCTGCCCCTCTGGCGGTTCGGGAACTCCGGCACAGAGTCGACGATGGACGCCGTTCACCTGATGAGGGCAGTAACCGGGCGCGACCTGATCCTCAAGCTCGAGGGCGGCTACGACGGACACCACGACTCCGTACAGGTCTCGGTCATGCCCGACGCGGCCGAGATCGGTCCCGCGGAACGTCCCACCGGCGTGATCGCGAACGGTGGAATCCCCAAGGCGTTCACCGACCTGACCGTCGTCGTGCCCTTCAACGACCTCGAAGCGGTCGAGCGGGCACTCATCGAGCACGAGGGGCGGGTCGCAGGCATGCTGCTCGAGCCCGTCATGATGAACGCCGGCATCATTCCGCCGGAGCCTGGATACTTGCAGGGCCTGAAGGTTCTGCTGCACCGGCACGGTGCGCTGATGGCGTTCGACGAGGTGAAGACCGGATTCACCACCGGCCCGGGTGGCGCGACCGCACTGTACGGGGTCACTCCCGACATCGTCTGTCTGGCGAAGGCCCTCGGCGGTGGCATTGCGGTCTCGGCCATCGGTGGTACCCGCGAGGTCATGAATGCCATCGTCGACGGCCGCTACGACCAGGTGGGGACCTTCAACGGCAACCCCCTCGCGATGGCTGCGGCGCGCGCAACGCTGTCCGGGGTGCTGACCGCGGACACCTACACCCACCTGGACTCCCTCGCCAGCTCGCTGCAGACGCAGATGGAGGCGACCATCGCCGAGCACGGCCCTGCGTGGAGTGTCGTGAGCGTCGGGGCGAAGGGATGCGTCACGTTCACGCCAGAGCGGGTGCGGAACTTCCGGGACTTCCTGGGTGTGGACGACCGGTTCAGCCACGCGCACTGGCTGGTGCAGCATAACAATGGGGCGTTCCTGCCACCGTGGGGCAAGGTCGAGCAATGGCTGATCTCCGCTCAGCACACGCAAGACGACATCGACCTGTTCGCCCGCAACTTCCGGACCTTCGTGGAAGGCTCACTCGACCGGTAG
- a CDS encoding CoA transferase: MSTADHPSSDALQRTSKLPLAGINVLDLGQYIAGPAVAMVLGDLGATVVRIEHPDGPRWNSPATAVLNRNKLIVPLDLKSAQGLDDARTLAMEADVVVENFRPGVLSRLGLDLAQLRRVQPGLITLSIPGFASDDELRSQWKAFESIVAAASGVFTDMGLNRVLMGVNPSFSPLPLASAYATSIAAASVALALYGRSQTGRGDHIEVPLASAAMEGLTYNSIHIEDYPDRYRTQRELEILRRRELGLTMDVTYDELQELLDPFYRSYRCSDGRMFYVVCPSHRYHAKRCLQALGLYDEMVALGLKEEDDVYLPKSEWSSTASLGSYPLPKEWADTIAARMKEVFLTKTSDEWNRIFGEGQFPGTSQNWLSEWIDDPHVREAALVLEVDDPVLGPMIQPGPIAWLTESATDMLCPTPRMWGSITDAKDRFARTLRQEPPQTVAPAGAPWLQGVRVLDLCNVIAGPHSGSFLNRFGAEVIKIDPAQPLFDPWNHVVFGMTHMRGKKSALVDLRSPEGKTILEDLVRSVDVVIWNATDRQVRQMGLDAESLHAINPRAVFCQLDCFSGVLTGPRTNYLGYDDLVQAATGIMLRFGGSMETPEEHAHVGTIDVMCGFAAALGMACALYQRETTGHVDRARTSLSALTGLAQLPFFFTYSDRGVFDEPSGRETRGYGPQERIYPTASGSIMLVVPDRDLDLLSAVEGLPPLGGLASEELENTLSLALLGASAAMWQERFTAAGIGGVACVDIGSLRAEYARDADGTPGTGTRSSYAFSRFPDHPSGHVVTQLDPLAVRLTDGTILAPVPAEKYGTSTRAILTAAGYKPSRIQELLASGVISESWSREYLPS; encoded by the coding sequence GTGTCCACAGCTGACCACCCCTCGTCGGACGCACTTCAGCGCACCTCGAAGCTTCCGCTGGCTGGGATCAACGTGCTCGATCTCGGGCAGTACATCGCAGGACCCGCCGTCGCGATGGTTCTCGGCGACCTCGGAGCGACAGTGGTGAGGATCGAGCATCCCGATGGCCCGAGATGGAACAGTCCCGCCACCGCAGTGCTCAATCGCAACAAGCTCATCGTCCCGCTGGATCTGAAGTCCGCCCAGGGCCTCGACGACGCGCGGACTCTCGCGATGGAAGCAGATGTCGTGGTGGAGAACTTCCGTCCGGGAGTCCTCTCCCGGCTCGGCCTCGACCTCGCGCAGCTACGGCGGGTGCAGCCGGGGCTGATCACGTTGTCGATCCCGGGGTTCGCCTCGGACGACGAGCTCCGGTCCCAGTGGAAGGCGTTCGAGTCGATCGTCGCAGCTGCGTCCGGGGTGTTCACGGACATGGGACTGAACCGGGTGCTGATGGGGGTCAACCCCTCTTTCTCCCCTCTCCCTCTGGCCTCCGCGTACGCGACGAGCATCGCCGCAGCGTCGGTTGCCCTCGCCCTGTATGGACGCTCCCAGACCGGGAGAGGCGATCACATCGAGGTGCCGCTGGCGAGCGCTGCGATGGAGGGGCTGACGTACAACTCGATCCACATCGAGGACTATCCCGACCGTTACAGGACCCAGCGGGAGCTCGAGATCCTCCGCCGCCGCGAACTCGGGTTGACGATGGACGTCACCTACGACGAGCTCCAGGAACTGCTCGACCCGTTCTATCGCAGCTATCGGTGCAGCGACGGCCGCATGTTCTACGTCGTATGCCCAAGCCACCGTTATCACGCCAAGCGGTGCCTGCAGGCGCTCGGTCTCTATGACGAGATGGTCGCGCTCGGGTTGAAAGAGGAGGACGACGTCTACCTGCCGAAATCGGAATGGTCCTCCACCGCCTCGCTCGGCTCTTATCCGCTCCCCAAGGAGTGGGCGGACACGATTGCCGCGCGGATGAAAGAAGTGTTCCTGACGAAGACCTCGGACGAATGGAACCGTATCTTCGGGGAGGGCCAGTTCCCCGGAACGTCACAGAACTGGCTGTCGGAGTGGATCGACGACCCACACGTCCGCGAAGCCGCGCTCGTGCTCGAGGTGGATGACCCTGTGCTCGGCCCTATGATCCAACCTGGCCCGATCGCCTGGCTGACCGAGAGCGCGACGGACATGCTGTGCCCGACTCCACGGATGTGGGGCTCGATCACGGACGCGAAGGACCGCTTCGCGCGAACCCTGCGCCAGGAACCTCCGCAGACGGTGGCGCCAGCGGGCGCGCCGTGGCTGCAGGGCGTCCGGGTGCTCGACCTGTGCAACGTCATCGCCGGCCCGCATTCGGGCTCCTTCCTCAACCGGTTCGGCGCCGAGGTGATCAAGATCGACCCCGCGCAGCCGCTGTTCGATCCGTGGAACCACGTCGTCTTCGGGATGACCCACATGCGCGGCAAGAAGTCGGCGCTTGTGGACCTGCGATCCCCCGAGGGGAAGACCATCCTCGAGGACCTCGTCCGGTCCGTCGACGTCGTCATCTGGAACGCGACCGATCGTCAGGTCCGGCAGATGGGGTTGGATGCCGAATCCCTGCATGCGATCAATCCCCGCGCCGTATTCTGCCAGCTGGACTGTTTCAGCGGGGTCCTCACCGGCCCGCGGACGAACTACCTCGGTTACGACGATCTTGTCCAGGCTGCAACAGGTATCATGCTGCGGTTCGGCGGTTCCATGGAAACCCCCGAAGAACACGCCCATGTGGGAACCATCGACGTGATGTGCGGATTCGCCGCGGCGCTCGGCATGGCGTGCGCCCTCTACCAGCGCGAGACCACGGGCCACGTCGATCGTGCCCGGACCTCCCTGTCGGCGCTGACCGGTCTCGCGCAGCTGCCGTTCTTCTTCACCTACTCCGACCGTGGTGTGTTCGACGAACCGAGCGGCCGGGAGACGCGCGGATACGGCCCGCAAGAGCGCATATACCCGACGGCGTCCGGCAGCATCATGCTCGTCGTCCCGGACCGCGACCTCGACCTCCTGTCGGCCGTCGAAGGACTGCCACCCCTCGGCGGCCTGGCGTCGGAGGAGCTCGAGAACACCCTCAGCTTGGCCCTGCTCGGCGCCAGTGCGGCGATGTGGCAGGAGCGGTTCACAGCGGCCGGCATCGGTGGCGTCGCCTGCGTCGACATCGGTAGTCTGCGCGCCGAGTACGCGCGCGACGCGGACGGCACACCAGGCACCGGTACCAGGAGCAGCTACGCTTTCTCCCGGTTCCCCGACCACCCCAGCGGGCACGTCGTGACTCAGCTCGACCCGCTCGCCGTGCGGCTCACCGACGGAACCATCCTCGCGCCGGTGCCGGCTGAGAAGTACGGGACATCTACCCGTGCGATCCTCACCGCCGCCGGTTATAAGCCCAGCCGGATCCAGGAACTACTTGCTTCGGGCGTCATCAGCGAGAGCTGGAGCCGGGAATACCTGCCCTCCTGA